The Kluyveromyces lactis strain NRRL Y-1140 chromosome B complete sequence genome contains a region encoding:
- the RHO1 gene encoding Rho family GTPase RHO1 (uniprot|Q8J212 Kluyveromyces lactis RHO1_KLULA Protein Rho1), whose product MSQAVGNVASIRRKLVIVGDGACGKTCLLIVFAKGKFPQVYVPTVFDNYVADVEVDGRRVELALWDTAGQEDYDRLRPLSYPDSNVVLICYSIDLPDSLENVMEKWISEVLHFCQGVPIILVGCKADLRNDPQVVEELRAQGLQPVSQAQAQEVADQIGAVDYIECSAKTGYGVREVFEAATRASLVGKQGKSKPKTKSSKKKKCVVL is encoded by the coding sequence ATGTCTCAAGCTGTTGGTAATGTTGCCAGCATTAGAAGAAAGCTAGTTATTGTCGGTGATGGTGCGTGTGGTAAGACTTGTTTATTGATTGTTTTCGCCAAGGGTAAGTTCCCTCAGGTTTACGTGCCCACTGTTTTCGATAATTACGTTGCTGATGTCGAAGTTGACGGTCGTCGCGTAGAATTGGCGTTGTGGGATACTGCTGGCCAAGAAGATTATGATAGATTGAGACCACTTTCGTACCCAGATTCCAACGTTGTGTTAATCTGTTACTCAATTGATTTGCCAGATTCCTTAGAAAACGTGATGGAAAAATGGATCTCTGAAGTTTTACACTTTTGTCAAGGTGTTCCAATCATCTTGGTTGGTTGTAAAGCAGATTTGAGAAATGATCCTcaagttgttgaagaactAAGAGCTCAAGGATTACAACCTGTGTCTCAGGCTCAAGCACAAGAAGTCGCTGACCAAATCGGTGCTGTTGACTACATCGAATGTTCTGCCAAGACCGGTTACGGTGTCAGAGAAGTCTTCGAGGCTGCTACAAGAGCTTCTTTGGTCGGTAAACAAGGTAAGAGCAAACCTAAGACTAAGTCtagcaaaaaaaagaagtgTGTCGTCTTGTAA
- a CDS encoding uncharacterized protein (conserved hypothetical protein), whose product MNIQQIDQEEHHDRICSNITDIMCKMTLSSELSLVSEELLGGISCEEDIFRYTLYTYHGSAKHAAHSNTSKDVSLGSLEASANYEKLEKHTIYFVLQSATLRLISSGFQLIATESNDVQLQPDDVAKVYLFKTNQSCSSDYLITLTITERLQIRCYTYNESSIKLRILDSLLLDSGKGKADFSVIGNTSLSNQFMVLCQKSNTLTAASYEIVNTDNGVKLITSDKQLLFTRSKLLYGSMTYYSNINVAILALWNCNRVCLLHVEWSQLNDDRNAYRFVLPNVSNVRRITHLNPITFFVSTEAGSYLMSSSQIKTGDWKFKPMAPPFNVVTTEQQCDDITRILQKSYQNLSNFEHSTLILVDNSDILLILSSTSGETKYFHLLKLKFAEKFYVTEITEDNNISLDIISRNGIERISVPLRMDCMFSLDEDYRETTAHLSTPTSIQFYSRYDTVSSFIKNCDGRNPWCIGKSGMYQLDISGCPVQHVATVGALSVESSISQQFVFDLHSTANCDLLPFRNRALTSFDKEYLVLSLECAVNINFIGFNMNSVTELHKSAVQWPFNVENTYTISLFPMFGSLFQVLPSSMLNIDTKGSQMTVYEAAKIFCAVGYHPRNEITLLSMKKKDEIVFTVLTLNESAIIVKKEILLELSQDVHDDTTKPFWFEGETLFFAIKTGNTISRYIYDINGKLHMKEKMNLSSNAELILEYGFNTVGNNTHLYVQKMSKCGDIIDHESGQVLQISVGPSKMIQLDQSSLLIHDSHCIILIKDGQKIRVKLDVQKNSIEGNGNIRQVDAIIEMGQLVALVILFDTHIVIARGEHVSNILQQHRVRERESNAQSHGYFPHINRMVVYNARKQIVYALKLQTGKTVALEFDNVRDFRKVYYLSEVDFHGKCEDRNCYVTIVGRTKAGTILLKLCRISFKKGKLYMRQTKELRLEKYSDQTETVEVTTRSENDSELWITIGNKLKIVTVTTTNLIIQHDFGFHHEISELKVSSNLILMKLKRELDSDESFCQVGRINEFIKYGTKALVSLQEYEWINFIREDTLKTRFFEPNWLIIWGNDRFTTEGIIVFVRNTIHGIERYPVDKTTTCKITVRSHPVDIMMTKTEEKLHEWTVLHSTGHITTIKTAILHIE is encoded by the coding sequence ATGAATATACAGCAAATCGATCAAGAAGAGCATCATGATAGAATTTGCTCTAATATTACAGATATTATGTGTAAAATGACTCTTTCTTCCGAATTGTCGCTCGTTTCAGAGGAATTGTTAGGAGGCATAAGTTGCGAGGAAGACATATTCAGATACACTCTCTATACTTATCATGGATCAGCTAAACATGCAGCTCATTCGAATACCTCAAAAGATGTCTCATTGGGTTCACTGGAGGCTTCTGCAAATTATgagaaacttgaaaaaCATACTATAtactttgttcttcaatcaGCAACCCTCAGGTTAATATCAAGCGGCTTTCAATTGATAGCTACCGAGTCCAATGACGTACAATTGCAACCTGATGACGTTGCAAAAGtatatttgttcaaaacaAATCAGAGCTGTTCCTCTGATTACTTGATTACTTTAACAATTACCGAGCGGTTGCAAATTCGCTGCTATACGTACAATGAATCGTCAATTAAACTGCGCATTTTAGATAGTTTGCTGCTAGACAGTGGAAAAGGGAAGGCTGATTTCTCTGTAATTGGAAACACGTCTCTGTCAAATCAATTCATGGTGCTGTGTCAAAAGTCCAATACGCTAACTGCCGCTTCATATGAAATCGTTAATACTGATAATGGAGTCAAATTGATTACTAGCGACAAACAACTTCTATTTACAAGATCAAAGTTATTATATGGATCTATGACTTATTACAGTAACATAAATGTTGCAATTCTTGCCTTATGGAATTGTAATCGTGTTTGTCTTTTGCATGTAGAATGGTCTCAACTAAACGATGATAGAAATGCTTACAGGTTTGTTTTACCTAACGTCTCAAATGTCCGAAGAATTACTCACTTAAATCCAATAACGTTCTTTGTTTCTACTGAAGCTGGGTCATATTTGATGTCTTCATCCCAAATTAAAACTGGTGATTGGAAGTTTAAACCAATGGCTCCCCCGTTCAATGTCGTCACAACCGAACAACAATGTGACGATATCACACGTATTTTGCAAAAGTCATATCAAAACCTTAGTAATTTTGAACACTCTACACTCATTTTAGTCGATAATTCAGATATATTGCTCATATTGTCTTCGACGTCTGGCGAAACTAAATATTTCCATCTGCTCAAACTAAAATTTGCAGAGAAGTTTTATGTGACCGAAATCACTGAAGATAACAACATATCATTAGATATTATATCCAGAAACGGTATCGAAAGAATCTCAGTGCCTTTGAGAATGGATTGTATGTTTTCGTTGGATGAAGATTACAGAGAAACCACTGCACACCTTTCAACTCCTACCTCTATTCAATTTTACTCAAGATATGATACTGTTTCGTCCTTTATTAAAAATTGTGATGGTAGAAATCCATGGTGCATTGGGAAATCAGGAATGTATCAATTAGACATATCAGGATGTCCCGTACAACATGTCGCAACTGTTGGTGCCTTGTCCGTGGAATCTAGTATTTCACAGCAGTTTGTTTTCGACCTACATTCTACTGCCAATTGTGATTTGCTCCCTTTCAGAAATCGGGCTCTCACTTCATTCGACAAGGAATATTTAGTGTTAAGTTTGGAATGTGCAGTAAACATTAACTTTATTGGATTTAATATGAACTCTGTAACAGAATTACACAAATCAGCCGTTCAATGGCCTTTCAACGTGGAGAACACATACACGATAAGTTTATTCCCGATGTTTGGATCGCTATTCCAAGTACTTCCATCTTCTATGTTAAATATTGACACCAAAGGTTCACAAATGACTGTATATGAAGCTGCCAAAATCTTTTGCGCTGTTGGATACCATCCAAGGAATGAAATAACTCTCttatcgatgaagaagaaggatgaGATCGTTTTTACTGTACTTACATTAAATGAATCGGCAATTATagtaaagaaagaaatacttCTAGAACTTTCACAAGATGTCCATGATGATACAACCAAACCATTCTGGTTTGAAGGAGAgacacttttttttgcaaTTAAGACGGGAAATACCATATCACGTTACATATATGACATAAATGGTAAGTTGCATATGAAAGAGAAGATGAATTTGTCTAGTAACGCAGAGCTTATACTGGAGTATGGTTTCAACACTGTGGGTAACAATACTCATCTCTATGTGCagaaaatgtcaaaatGTGGAGATATCATAGATCATGAAAGTGGACAGGTATTACAGATTAGCGTTGGGCCTTCTaaaatgattcaattaGACCAATCAAGTCTTCTAATCCACGACAGTCATTGCATTATACTTATAAAAGATGGTCAAAAGATAAGGGTTAAACTGGACGTTCAAAAAAATAGTATAGAAGGAAATGGTAACATAAGACAAGTGGATGCCATAATTGAAATGGGCCAGTTAGTTGCATTGGTGATTCTATTTGACACCCACATAGTAATAGCTCGCGGAGAGCATGTTTCAAACATTTTACAGCAACACCGTGTCAGAGAACGAGAAAGCAATGCCCAAAGCCATGGTTATTTTCCGCACATTAACAGGATGGTGGTGTACAACGCACGGAAGCAAATTGTGTACGCACTAAAACTCCAAACAGGGAAGACCGTGGCATTAGAATTCGACAATGTCAGGGACTTCCGCAAGGTATATTATTTGAGCGAAGTAGATTTCCATGGGAAGTGCGAGGATAGAAACTGTTACGTGACAATCGTGGGTAGAACAAAGGCCGGTACCATTCTTTTAAAATTGTGTCGGATTTCATTCAAGAAGGGAAAACTCTACATGAGACAAACGAAAGAACTACGACTAGAGAAATATTCGGACCAAACAGAAACCGTGGAAGTGACCACACGGTCGGAAAATGACTCTGAACTATGGATCACAATAGGCAACAAGCTAAAGATCGTAACCGTTACAACAACGAACTTAATTATACAGCACGACTTCGGTTTCCACCACGAAATCTCGgaattgaaagtttcttcaaatctaatactcatgaaattgaaacGAGAACTAGACTCCGATGAATCCTTTTGCCAAGTGGGACGAATCAATgaatttatcaaatatgGCACCAAAGCCCTCGTAAGCTTACAAGAGTACGAATGGATTAACTTCATCAGGGAAGATACGTTGAAAACAAGATTTTTCGAACCAAACTGGCTCATCATTTGGGGTAATGACAGATTCACTACTGAAGGGATAATAGTTTTTGTCAGAAACACAATCCATGGCATAGAAAGATACCCGGTGGACAAAACTACTACATGCAAGATCACAGTTCGTTCGCATCCTGTGGACATAATGATGACtaaaactgaagaaaaactcCACGAATGGACTGTACTTCACAGCACAGGGCACATAACCACAATAAAGACCGCTATTCTACATATTGAGTGA
- the MRP2 gene encoding mitochondrial 37S ribosomal protein uS14m (highly similar to uniprot|P10663 Saccharomyces cerevisiae YPR166C MRP2 Mitochondrial ribosomal protein of the small subunit), protein MGGFRFPIKTKLPSTYLNARVIRDNFKRQQVADNEVTVKALKFIARNTTLPPRSRMEAQLQLSVMPNYTRMTQIKNRCIETGHSRSVLSDFRLCRSQFRELARKGDLPGVKKGVW, encoded by the coding sequence ATGGGTGGTTTCAGATTTCCAATCAAGACAAAGCTTCCTTCAACGTATTTGAATGCTAGAGTTATCAGAGACAATTTCAAGAGACAGCAAGTTGCAGACAATGAAGTCACTGTAAAGGCATTGAAATTCATTGCTAGAAATACTACTCTACCTCCAAGGTCGAGAATGGAAGCTCAGTTACAACTTTCTGTGATGCCTAACTATACAAGAATGACACAAATCAAGAACAGATGTATTGAAACGGGACACTCCAGATCTGTTCTGAGTGATTTCAGATTGTGTAGATCGCAATTCAGAGAACTTGCCAGGAAAGGTGATCTACCTGGTGTGAAGAAGGGTGTATGGTAG